In Acomys russatus chromosome 28, mAcoRus1.1, whole genome shotgun sequence, the genomic window CAACAGGCTGCAGATCgagaacattttttcttttttcttaatttccttctttctcttctcctttctttatttcatttttttcttagcatCTTTTTGCTAAGCTAAAATCACTTTTTCAACTTCCAAAAGAAAGTATAGAATGACCATTTCCTAGAATGTTCTTGCTTAAACTAGGTATggggtacacatctttaatcccagagagACAGTgtcaggtagatttctgtgagatcaaggtcagcctggtctacataaagagttctaGGGCTAAAAAGccagaccctgtttcaataagcaagcaaacaaacaaataaacactatGTATACTTTTttcctagaagaagaaaaactaccATCAAACAAAGCCCAGGCAAATATCCACATGCTATTGTTGACAGCATCTTTCAAACGttttatttattgtcttcctGATCTTAATGCACACAGACGAATACTTATCACCTGAGTGTGCAGCCCTAGTCTTTTAAGGCGTCTTCAGAGTTCAGTAGGTTGGTAAATAGACAGGCCAACTGTCTCTTCCTTTACACCTTTTCTATTCCCAGGTATACAGCTCAGCACTGCTCTCCTTCCTACTTATGCCCCAAATTTCCTTAACACATGCTCATTTGCTTATGGCTGGCCTCTCTGTACATAGAAACATTTCAGAGTGTTGGATGGGCCATTCTGGAGAGCAGAGcagattttcttcctttactttgaTCCCAGGTAGGAAAAGCCCATGATTTCCCACCTAGTGCCTTGCCCTAACCTGCTGAGACTAGAGACACTGCACTCTTCCCAAGCGTTCACAATATGCTCCTGGACATTATGAGAAATGGACAGCGCCTGTAACAACAATCTGTCACCTACTGCCATTGTCCGCAGACCTTGCGTTGGCTTCCGGAGGGCTCTGTTTTGGAGAAGGGCTTGGGGTAAAGGGGAAGCCATGACTTTTGCACCCGCGTGAATTAAACACCAGACATTTCATCTTCTAATGCTGGCCATCTAATGCTTTCAGAGTGGTTGTTTCCCCACTGTTGGATCCTGTGAGCTGAGATGATTGGCAGCCTAAGGTGTTTGGGGGGATTCAGGGCATGGATTTGTACAGAAGCCCAAACACGAAGTCACTAGGTTGGTTCAAAAGCCTATGAACTGGGCTACACTGAGAGCGATATAGCTGATTTCACTGCGTTCATTCAGCTTACAGAAGGTCCCTTTACACCCTCATGTCTCCTTTGTTGAAGAGGGCAGTGACCACCTCGAAGCATCGCTCCTTTGCCGAGTAACCGATGCACTATGAAGGCAAGAAAAGAGATCTAATCGCCCCGCGCTCTTTTTGGCTTTCTTCTCATACAGACGGCCCTCCACACCCTTCTCAACCTGTTCAGCCTGCTCTGTAGCCATGGGCAATTTGGCTGCTGGGTGGCTGCCAACTTGGCTGGTGGGAAGCCAGGCCTGGAAGGACTCAAGGGTCCTGGTAACAGCATGGTCTGAGGGTCCCACAGGtcagctctttctcctcccacaaGGCAACCTTGTTGCTTTCTGTAGTCAGTCAGCTGTTTGAACAAGAATATGGGTGTCTGGATGGCTTAGAAAAATGCAAGCATAGTACGCAATCCCAGCGCCTGTGAAGTCTGAGATCAGGGCACCCTTATGGCTAGGCTCTGATTAGGGTTCTCTAACTTTCTCTCATGGTGACGAGGTACGAATGGAACTagagggtttttttattttgttttgtttttgttttttgtttttgtttttgtttttgtcccttcTTATAAGAACACTCATTCATGAGGAatctaggttttttgttgttgttgttggtttttttttgttttggtttggttttttggtccCTTCTTATAAGAACACTAATTCAAGAGGAATCTACCCCCAGGGTTCACTTACTCCTTAGAGTTCCATCTCAAAATACACTGGAGTTTAAGGTTTCAGTGTGAACTTTGAGAGAGCATCCACATTCtgtccatagcagccttcttGAAAAATTGCATGGCATTCCCTCAGAGCCTAGTTTAGCCAAACATGGTGTGTATTGCTGTATGGATAAAGCCTCTCTGAGCACAGAAAGGGGAACAGGAATGGCAGGAGCCATTTTCCTTTTGTAGAAAGGAGcccttttgtaaaaacaaaacaaaacaaacaaacaaacaaaacaaatctgatGGTTTGCTCACATCCAGAAGAGGCCTTGCTTTGCCACTTTATGAGTAACAGACCTTCAAACATACAAAGCCCACCAAACACTTCCAACTGCGGGAGCCAAGATTTGGCTCCCGAGAAGAGAAGCTTCGGAGCAGAGGTCTGTGGGAGACTCTGGCACAGGAGTCTGTTTCCAGGTGGGAGGGTCTGTAGGATGCCTTGCATTGGCCTCGTGTGGTGCATCCTGAGCCACTGTCTACCTGTTTGGCCCTTCCTGGTCCCAGCATGCTACACTGTAGGAGGGATGCTCAGCCTTGGCTTACAGCCAGGGGAAGGTCATCAACACTGAACCTGTTCCTTGGGTAAAAggaagccatctctctaaccacTGCCTTCTTAGACTGCTAGGGTCTAAGCGGAGGAGGGTCTTCCTTACAGATGATTCCTGGGGGCTAGAAGCTGGATCAGTGAGGTAGCTGATATTCTCTCCCAAAGAAACAAGAGAGGCCTAGAGGTGTGTCCAGGTGCTGTGGTCAAGGAAACTGCAGTCTGAGGTGGCAGGGTTTCTGAATGTGAGCTTTAGATCAGATGGGCCTGAGGACAGACAAGACAGGAGAAAGTCAACAGAATGGCATGGGGACAAACAGCCCTAGACTGGAGCCTAGGTGACTGGCAGAACCAACCAACTTGGTGAGGTTTTCATTGCTCCGTTAGTTGAGTATAGAACACCATTTTTCTAGAACTATTAGCTGTACAAAGCAGACAGCAAGGAGCATGCTTTTTCTCCTCAGCTCCGAGAGAGTGGGAAGTGGGGAATAACACCACGGTGCTGGCTGTGGGCACAGGCTTTGGGAACTGCATTTAGGTTTCAATCGCTTATAAACAGTATCTGTGAGACTATCCCCAGCAGAGGCCTTAGAAAGCCACCAAGGAAAATGTGATGTAGGATTGCACTCACTTTGGGAGCAGCTGAGACAAGGAAATGAGAGATTTTTGCCTCCAGCAGTGAATTCGCTGTGAGCTCAGGTTTGGCTGAGACTAGCTAGCCATGTGTGAGAAAGGATGTGAgcaccacaggcatgcacagcacTGGTGTGTGGAGTATTAGCtgaatgggggtggaggggtgggttgGTCACTCAGCTCACTGGCAGGTGACAAGGCATCCTGTTATTGTctcaattcttctgcctcagtttttgCAGCTCCACATGCCTGCCCCCCTTTTACGTGAGCTTAACACCAGTTTAACAGTCCTTTATAAATACTGAACTCATGACAGTCAACTCACTCTGTCTGCTTACATGCACCAACAGGGACACGGCTTTAAACTCACAtataagtggtttttttttgttttttttttgtttgtttgttttgtttttttgtttttgtttttgttttttgttttttgcctgctCAGAGTGAAGTTAGCTTGCTTTGCCAAATTTAATAGATCCACTGTCTCCTTTAGTGGGTCCCACCCAAACTCTTGGACACCAGAAAAAGGTCTTCTTGCGGTGGTGCCCCAAACTGAGGCTGACTAAACCTTTCTAGTCTTAGCCTTTCCAGGTCACCCTTAGAAAAGGCTTTGGTCTTCAGTTTGGCTCTTATCAGGGGCAAGAGTGACACAGTTCGGACAGATCTCAAAGAGTAATTTGTCAAGAGGCTAAATTTCAGTTCTAGAAAACTCCCAGAGTCCAAGCCCTCTCCACCAACAAAGGGGGTGATCAGACACCTGAGTGAGAAGTTACCAGCTGTTCCTTCCATGGACTCCCCAGGATGGGGGTAACCTGAATAGTATTTGcttcggggaaaaaaaaaattgtcagatTAGCCACAGGCAATGGGTTGTGTGGCACACAGGGGTTTCACTGATGTCACCAGGAGACACCAAAAGTGGTTTAAACCATGTAGGAGGGAGAGCTTCCTCTTTAGCAGGCACACAGTATCTCTGCCTGCTAAATTGATCCACCCTGGAAGAGCAAGTGAGCCTTCTGGAAGGAACCTGGGCTTGTTCTCAGTCCCCATGTTCAGGGCTGTTCTGTGAGGGATATGCAGCTATGCAGCAGGCACCTAGAACAAGAGAACTCATCACTGAGTGTGCTGCTGAGCTCACAGGGCACCCAAGCCTCCTGCGACATTGCTTTGTGTTGGACAGTCCCTATCTTCCCTTTGATGGCTTCCCTGTGTTGTTCCTGTGGCTGGCTGTTTCCGTCTTCAGTGGACCTCCTGTCCGTGGAAGGTTTACAAGTCTGAAAACAAATCTACACCTGTTTTTATAGGTTTCCATTATTAAGATAGGAAATCTTAAGCAGATACTCACTCAGTAATGGACAATCTTTAACATCTAGCACGGCTGGGGCAGGGTTACCTTATTGGCCGGTATCATTGACTTTTCATTTAAGTGTCCAATGGAGTAGTTTAAAGtctcaaatatattttcagacaGAAATATTCCAAGAATGCAAGTCAGGTATATTTCTCAGATAAATAACAGTTGCGGCATTACGCACAGGGAAATTCTCTCTTCTCAGGTTTCTCTGAGGTTGAGATTCAGGGGTCTGTCATTAATCATTCATTGGGGTCGCTCCTCAGTCTGTGGAAGTTGAAGAGAGTGGTTGGCTAATTCCTCCAGACAAGGGGATCATAGGGCCAGAGAGGACAACTAGACAGTGAATCACAGACTCACTTCATCCCTGCCTTgagtttgaggtgtgtgtgtgtgttccgagGGAGTTCACCTGTCCCAACACAAAAGTCCTGGAGGAGTGATTGAGGGTGGCTTTCTGAAGGAGAAATAGGCGTACACTTTAGTTCTTTAATTAAATCAACAACAGCCAGAAACACTCCCCTATTCCACCTGGGTCACCCCCAAAGCCTTCCCAAGTTGTGCTGCCAATCAGTTTTTGGTTCCTTTCATAAAGTGGTTCCAGGCGGTAGGGGCTAGCAACCTGGAAATCGGGTGCCAGATAAAGAGTGAATTGCCTGGGATACATGTGACCACAGAGGATGGAACCCATGCCCATGTTTTCATCAGTCTGTGCCCCTTGCGCGCAGAGCAGCGCACGCGGAACCGAATCCCGAGCTGGTGGTGAGGTGACCGTGTGGCTCCTGAGAACCGCTGGGGGTGTGTGGCTAGTGCTAGGGCGCAGCCAACGTCCCGGGGGCTGCTTCTAAGGGCAAAACACCTCCTCCCACCTCCGGGGATcgcttctccctcctccttcacaCCCCCGCCCCCGGGATCGCGGCGTTCCCTCCCGGCACCGGCCAGTGAGTACACAAAGCGGCGGGTGAGGGGAAGCTTCGCAGGCGTGCACAGAGCAGTGAGATCACTGGCGTTATAAATATCCCGGTGCCAGCGCCTAGATCCGCTCGGGtggcctctctcttttctctctctctccccctctccctctcccttccccgaGGCTATGTCCACCCAGTGCGGCGAGGGAGGCAGCGCCAGAGGCACGCAGCCGCGCGGGGGCTACGGAGCCCGGAGCCAGTCCTGCAAGATGCACTTAGGACCCCCGCGGCCGGAAGAATGAGCTTGtccttgctcttcctcctcttctgcagccaCCTGATCCTCTGCGCTTGGGCTCACGGGGAGAAGCGTCTCACTCCCGAAGGGCAACCCGCTGCTCCTAGGAACCCAGGAGACGCCAGCGGCAGCCGGGGCAGAAGTAGCGCGACGTCTTCCTCGtcttctgcctcttccccagTCGAGGCTTCTCCGGGCAGTCAAGGAAGCGGCTTGGAGCACAGCAGTTTCCAGTGGAGCCCATCGGGGCGCCGGACCGGCAGCCTGTACTGCAGAGTGGGCATCGGTTTCCATCTGCAGATCTACCCGGATGGCAAAGTCAATGGCTCCCACGAAGCCAGTGTGTTAAGTAAGTTGCTCATTCTCCAACAAAAGCTGttgggaggcgggggggggggagcgggggagaCGGGGGACTGTCAGTTATAATTTTGGGCCACGGGGCATCTCTAGGAACCCCCGCGTCTGGGACTTAGCTGATACTGGAAATAGTCCGGCAGGTTTCCTGGAGATGCGTCTACACGGTGCGTGCACACTCACCCCTCACTCTTGGGTTGGCTAACCCCAAGTGAGCTCCATTCCAGAATACTCTGGCCGAAAAGACCATCCTCCCACCAcagctggaggaaaaaaaataatgaaaaaagtaacAATCTTTCTCCTGGTACAATTTCTTTCTACTTAGGAACTAGAACCGCAGTCTTTAAATGTCAAAGTGTATCTCCTTTCCCGGTACACAATTCAGGTtagcttatgaaaaaaaaaaaatagctttaagtAGTTATATTCTCCAACCACTTTTCCATATTATCCTGTAGTATACGTTTATATTAATATGTGTAACTTTGTACTCATATTTTGCACacgtatacacatgtatacacacatgtatacacacacaccaactacaCCTGTCTAGATAGAatttatatgcacataaatattgGGAGAGCACAGCCCTGCTTGCAAGAAGGCAACATGATCTGGAAAACTGGATGATTAAATCTGGTGCTGAGTTTAGTAAGCTGAGACCCTGACGTTGGCCTCCGGTTTCAGGGACAGTCAagagaaaagttaattttaaaagaatcacaGAGGAGGTTGAAAATGGTGCAAAGTGGGCATAactttataaaacaacaacagcaaagcagcTTGAAATTTTTCTGAGTTCTCTCTTTTTTCcgttctcctttcctctttgcttccaCTCCACTCGCGTTCCTTCCACTCCATTTGCCTTTTTGGACCATCGCAGTAGCCACAAGCACTCCCCTCACTGCTCCTAGGCGGCTAGGGTGAGCAGTGATTTGGGGCTGTGTGTTTGGGACTGGAGTCGCACGCACCTGTAGTCCTGCGAGGTGTTTTTCGACTAGATTCAGAATGCTTTTCCAGCAGGACTTAGtctcccccccaacccctccgCCCCCAGCACAGCAGGAACCGCTCAGACTCCCAGGGAGAGCGGAAATGGGGCCAGGAGAAAGTGCTAAGCAGTCAAAGAGCCCCTCTGGTCTTCCTGGTGGCTCCCAGGTACACCACACCAGACCAGCGTCCCCAGAGACTAAGACACCTCTGTTTGCTCAGCTCCAAGAACCTGCCTTTATTTGTTGTGCTGACAGTCCGCCCGGGCCTGTGGAGAGGGTTTGGAAATTCAAGCACAGGTGGGATGGCTAGCTGACCAGTCTCTTTCAACGAGTTAAGAGGATCAGGAGCGTGATGTCTGGCAGTCGCGCCCGCCCGCCCTCTCGGACAGGTGTTGTTCCAAGGCAGCTGGCTTTGTCTTTGGGAAGCACCCCTTCAGCGGGCTGAGGTGCAGGCGGAGAGGCTATGCCAACAGAGAGGGCCCTAGGTTCCCATCCCCTTGAGTACCGGGCCTTCCAGTATTCTTCACATTGGACCCCCCTCTCGACGTTTGAAAAGACTCTGGTCTTTGTGGATGAAGAAATTAGACTGTTCTTGTAAGGGTGAATTTTCTGATGCTTCAGGGAGATCTTAGTTGTGTTTCGGTATTTCTATTTACCCTCCTCAATTTGCAGAATTCAATTCTACCAGGAGATATCCCTTTGTATCTACTTCCTGCAGTCTTACTAGCTTCTTGAAGAAAAAACGTCTCTCTAGTCTGTTGCTGTGAACTTATCCAGGGAATCAGCACCAACTACAACTCTCTCCTGCTTGCTTAGGAGAGAGCCAAATAGCAAGTAGCAAGCTGTAGGTTGGGGTCCCCTGTCCCTGGGGCCTGGGGTAGCTTTGACACGTGCTGGGGAGCTCTGAAACCATGCTACTTCCTTCCTCCTTACAAAAGCACACTGAAGCTTAATGTGGCTACAGTCTAGGCCTTGCTAGAAGGGGATTTacagaaacacaaaggaaggTGAGAACAAATCTAAAGAAGAAACTGGCCAGCTATTCATTATTTCCAAGagctaatttattttaaaaatcctcattgagaggtgggaaaaaaaaaaaggcatcctaAGCAGAACTAATAAAACTTTGTAAGTGGCTTTTTCCTAACTTCCAACTCCACAGTTTTAAACAGTCATTCAGAATTTaaattgtaagctgccatgtgggtgctgggaattgaactcttctttgggagagcagacagtgctcttaacttctcagccatctctccagctcccagagtttaatctgtattttttttttccaaaagactggcatttattcattcatgtatcCAATGTATGGCATCTGCCTTAGAAAGCACAATGTTTGGGTTACTTTTGTGctacttttcctttttgtattttctctggCTTTGCCttccatggtcttttttttttttttttcctgtctcaaagaaaagcatAATTTAAATCTCATAATCAGTGATTGCTTTTCATAGCTGGAGTCCCCAGCACTCCTCTGGGAAGTGTTTTTATGTGCAGTAGGAAGGCATGGAATTTGGAAATTTAACATGAAAAAGCAGCCTCTGCTTGCAGTTGGTTAGTTAGTGCACTTTGAAGGTAGCAGGTAACAGATTCCTGAAAGTTATGTAAGCTGAGACAGTAACCTTGGACTACTGCTTACAACATAtgtgaaaacatgtttttgtgtttgacAAGAAAGGCCAGGagagcactgaaaaaaaaatctcagtataaaggattttttaaaaagatggcacAATAAGATGTTTTTGTGTGTtagataaaatgtaataaatatagtTGCCAATTGTGAAGATTTGTTTAGTTTTACTATCAAAGCCACAGATATTGAAACATCCCTGTAGTAGGGTCCTGGTTTGCCCCCATTCAATAGTGGCACCATGTTTTAAAGACAAACGTGGTGTCTATCTTATTGCATATGAACCTTCTAGAAGCAAATAGTGGGGACCACAAAGAAGAATGGGCGAGACAGGGATTACGTGCTCTAGCCATGAAGGGAACAGAGCAGCTGTTCTAACTTACAAGCTGTCAAGCTTAGCATCAATACAATGCTTTGGTTGACTTCTGTTGGgtcattaaaatatgaaattagatAGCTAGCAGTTCAGAAGAGAAAAGTTTAGGTGATGGCTACACAAAgcaatcataaaattaaaaaaaaattgcttacaTTTTGACCTAAGGGAGTCCTCAGTTTTACACTTTGTTTTGAAAATCTGACTGACTATCCATTTTGATATCATGCAGTCGTCAGATACTTTCTGGGGCTGGATAAATCAGAGTTTACTGTGCAGAGAGAAATTCGAGCGGAAATTTTGTTACTGACTTAATCAGAGGAGACTGTGCTAAATTGGATCATTCAACGATTAAGACTTGATAAGGTCTTGATAAGAGCATATCTGGTGCCACGCATGGAAATAGAGAAACTTCAGTGTCGCCATATTTTTCCTTGGCACTTTTCGAATATGTTGTTGAAAGCTTCTGAACAGATGTGGTATCTATGTTGTTGTAGCTTTTATCCTTCTAGTCTATCGTAGCTGTAACCCCGTCAATAGAGCCTTCTGCTATCAGAAGGGCTAAAGAGCAAGGGAGGAAGCCATACGCACGTGTCCTCTTACTGAGGTAGGCTTGTTCATAAAGTGCCGCTATCCTTTGAAGTAAGCAGATTAAGGGCCAACGGTAGAAACACCAAGACATTTTTTCTCCTCTAACCTTGATATTCAATCCTGACATTCTACTAAGAAAggtttctttccccctcctctccatctctccttctctctctctcctcttaacCCTGAACATCTTGGGAAAGATAACACACTATCTTAAGTACCTGGATAGGAATTAATTTACCCTGTGTTTGCTACACCCATCCCCAAACAGGAGGGAGACACAGTAGTAAGAGCAACTCGAAACACTGGCCCCTACATGAGTCTACTTGGGGTGTCCCCAAGACAGTGCAACGTTGAAGATGGTCACTGGCTAGTTTATTAGATAATTGCTTCCCACAGTCGTGACTAAGGACACTGTCTTGACATCTACAAGGTGAACAAAAAATTTTCTTCAAGTTTATCATCACCAACTCCTAAAGATTAGAGTACAGATAATCCTGAATTTTTTAAAGtcagctttagaaaaaaaatatttcctgaaatACATTAGCTCATGATTTAATAAACACGAGTTTAAAGTATTTCCTAGAATTCTTTAATGAGCTACTGAGCTCTGCATTTTAAAGTGGATAGCATAGCTAGCCTGTGCTTTCttggaaagagaaatagaaaacccGTTGTGAGTTGTTTAGAATtgtgctcatattttaaaaaacaggacaGTGTGAAATCGTTGTCATTAGTTTAGAAATtacgattttattttattattttttttttttggttggttttttt contains:
- the Fgf5 gene encoding fibroblast growth factor 5 isoform X2: MSLSLLFLLFCSHLILCAWAHGEKRLTPEGQPAAPRNPGDASGSRGRSSATSSSSSASSPVEASPGSQGSGLEHSSFQWSPSGRRTGSLYCRVGIGFHLQIYPDGKVNGSHEASVLSQIYR